Proteins from a genomic interval of Phocoena phocoena chromosome 20, mPhoPho1.1, whole genome shotgun sequence:
- the CES5A gene encoding LOW QUALITY PROTEIN: carboxylesterase 5A (The sequence of the model RefSeq protein was modified relative to this genomic sequence to represent the inferred CDS: substituted 1 base at 1 genomic stop codon): MVWLPGGAFETGSASIFDGSALASYEDMLVVAIQYRLGIFGFFNTGDKHALGNWAFMDQVAALTWVQENIEFFGGDPHCVTTFDESAGAISVSSLILSPMAKGLFHRAIMESGVAIIPYLKAPDYERNDDLQMVADICACNVSDSVALLQCLWAKSSKELLSINQKTKSFTRVVDGFFLPHDPLDLLAQKSFKPVPSIIGVNNPECGFLLPMKEFPEILGGSNKSLALQLIHSILHIPVQYLYLVANEYFCNKHSVIDIRNRFLDLLGDVFFVIPELVTAQYHRDAGVPVYFYEFQHRPQCLKDKKPPFVKADHTDEIRVVFGGAFLKGDIVMFVSICKYAMSAVKRLSRNMLRYWANFARTGXKSLTSRNPNGEGLPLWLAYDQTEEYLQLDLNMSVGQRLKELELEFWTDTLPLMMSSSRILLASLSFLTFLSLLLPFIFSFAPIFV, translated from the exons ATGGTGTGGCTCCCTGGGGGTGCCTTCGAGACTGGCTCAGCATCCATCTTCGATGGGTCTGCCCTGGCTTCCTACGAGGACATGCTTGTTGTGGCTATCCAGTACCGGCTAGGAATATTCGGCTTCTTCAA CACAGGGGACAAGCACGCACTGGGGAACTGGGCCTTCATGGACCAGGTGGCTGCCCTGACCTGGGTCCAGGAGAACATCGAGTTCTTTGGTGGGGACCCACACTGCGTGACCACGTTCGACGAGTCAGCAGGAGCTATAAGTGTTTCCAGCCTT ATTCTGTCCCCCATGGCCAAAGGCTTATTCCACAGAGCCATCATGGAGAGTGGGGTGGCCATCATCCCTTACCTGAAGGCCCCTGATTACGAGAGGAATGATGAT TTGCAGATGGTTGCAGATATTTGTGCTTGCAACGTGTCAGACTCCGTGGCCCTGCTACAGTGCCTGTGGGCAAAATCCTCCAAGGAGTTGCTGAGCATCAACCAg AAAACCAAGTCTTTCACTCGAGTGGTTGATGGCTTTTTCCTTCCTCATGACCCTTTAGACCTATTGGCTCAAAAATCATTTAAGCCAGTTCCTTCTATCATCGGAGTCAATAACCCCGAGTGTGGCTTCCTGCTGCCCATG AAGGAGTTTCCTGAGATCCTCGGGGGCTCCAACAAGTCCCTCGCCCTGCAGTTGATACACTCAATCCTG CACATCCCTGTCCAGTATTTATACCTTGTGGCTAATGAATATTTCTGCAACAAACACTCTGTGATTGATATACGAAATCGCTTTCTGGATTTGCTTGGAGATGTGTTCTTTGTGATCCCTGAGCTGGTCACAGCTCAGTATCACAGAG ATGCCGGTGTGCCTGTCTACTTCTATGAGTTTCAGCATCGGCCCCAGTGCTTAAAGGATAAGAAGCCACCTTTTGTCAAAGCTGATCATACTGATGAAATCCGCGTTGTCTTTGGAGGTGCCTTCCTGAAGGGCGACATTGTCATGTTTG TCAGTATCTGCAAATACGCGATGAGTGCAGTGAAACGGCTAAGCAGGAACATGTTGCGATATTGGGCTAACTTTGCTCGGACTG GCTGAAAATCTCTCACTTCCAGGAATCCTAATGGGGAAGGCCTGCCCCTGTGGCTGGCCTACGATCAGACCGAGGAATACTTACAGCTGGACTTGAACATGAGTGTGGGACAGAGACTGAAAGAGCTGGAGCTGGAGTTTTGGACGGACACCCTCCCCCTGATGATGTCCTCTTCCAGAATCCtccttgcttctctttctttcttaaccttcctttctctgctcctgcctttcattttctcttttgctccTATCTTTGTGTGA